A single region of the Salvia splendens isolate huo1 chromosome 18, SspV2, whole genome shotgun sequence genome encodes:
- the LOC121776192 gene encoding exopolyphosphatase PRUNE1-like, with amino-acid sequence MKSSAASNAVDSNQREAYYRGRDDPFFHGMRRGEAALVRKGSAIDFQGNLVSKISYRSASDVGDHKSRNIIDAITEEAYDSPKNSPLDIVLEPIGRTPSGRWSKTSSPLVVTRSDANINLDELNEPLAISSPDSAEGKELAIQVSSTRPLVETSYQVTKWQTDISNVPLPPSAALFYQGPSLLRGVTVPCASIHKLNAYLKAKRDVVNAGVPGMFLHAVTGPDGADVGSVASTIMYAFHVDETIKSKHFFTVPVINMKRADLDTHVNVQWLLNSCHIDLSSLIFIDEIDLAYYDLYGSLKLVLVSCDKIPSEQQALRDSIVEVFHCEKSDAFSWVHTVTEREDVSCCTVIAENFATTSPEILSGQGFSRLLLAGILMDTENLSNPYCTSKDKYMATLLINGAGRFGFNGLYQILKHTPHGSHDLKVGDILQKEFKKWTISGKSDTISSRLGPNIGMSSIGMSVAQLLSHDSASVQEIIHFQKLEKLSLLMVVSGYYDPQKRFKREILVSAESSELMKNLLMFLNSSEAQLPLRPLNQSGLRGEMRVFEINKVTSRRTIERLLEDFASTSP; translated from the exons ATGAAGTCCTCCGCCGCTTCTAATGCAGTGGACTCAAATCAGAGG GAAGCATATTATCGTGGTCGTGATGACCCATTCTTTCATGGGATGCGAAGAGGTGAAGCAGCACTAGTCAGGAAGGGCAGTGCAATTGACTTTCAAGGAAATTTAGTATCGAAGATCAGTTATAGATCAGCCTCAGATGTTGGAGATCATAAATCGAGAAATATTATTGATGCTATAACTGAAGAAGCTTATGATAGTCCTAAAAACTCACCTTTGGACATAGTTCTTGAACCTATTGGCAGGACACCATCGGGGAGGTGGTCAAAGACTTCCTCGCCGCTAGTAGTTACTCGGTCAGATGCGAATATCAACCTTGATGAACTGAACGAACCATTAGCAATTTCCAGTCCAGATTCCGCAGAAGGAAAGGAGTTAGCCATTCAAGTTAGCTCCACAAGGCCTTTGGTCGAAACATCATATCAAGTGACAAAGTGGCAAACAGATATTTCCAATGTTCCTCTTCCTCCATCTGCAGCATTGTTTTATCAAGGGCCTTCGCTGCTAAGGGGAGTTACTGTACCATGTGCAAGTATTCACAAGTTAAATGCGTACCTGAAGGCTAAGAGAGATGTCGTCAATGCTGGTGTTCCTGGGATGTTCCTACATGCTGTGACTGGGCCAGATGGTGCAG ATGTGGGATCAGTGGCTTCAACCATCATGTATGCTTTTCATGTTGACGAGACTATCAAAAGCAAGCATTTTTTCACCGTTCCTGTAATTAATATGAAGAGGGCCGACTTAGATACACATGTTAATGTTCAGTGGCTTCTTAATTCATGCCATATTGATCTGTCATCTTTAATTTTCATTGATGAG ATTGACCTGGCCTATTACGATCTATATGGGAGTCTCAAACTGGTTTTGGTCAGTTGTGATAAGATCCCATCTGAACAACAG GCACTGAGAGATTCAATTGTTGAAGTGTTCCACTGTGAAAAG TCTGATGCATTTTCTTGGGTTCATACTGTCACTGAGCGAGAG GATGTGTCATGTTGTACTGTAATTGCTGAAAATTTTGCAACGACTTCCCCCGAGATATTGAGCGGGCAAGGATTCAGTAGACTTCTG TTAGCAGGCATCCTTATGGATACTGAAAATTTATCAAACCCATACTGTACCTCGAAAGATAAATACATGGCGACCTTGTTGATTAATGGAGCTGGTCGATTTGGATTCAACGGGCTTTACCAAATAT TGAAACACACACCTCATGGTTCACATGATCTTAAAGTGGGGGATATATTACAGAAGGAATTCAAGAAATGGACCATATCAG GTAAATCAGATACTATAAGTTCGAGGCTGGGACCCAATATCGGGATGAGTTCAATTGGGATGTCAGTTGCCCAACTGTTGTCTCATGATTCAGCTTCAGTCCAGGAAATCATACATTTTCAAA AATTGGAGAAACTCAGCTTACTAATGGTTGTCTCTGGCTACTATGATCCTCAAAAGAGATTCAAG AGGGAAATTCTGGTTTCTGCTGAATCTTCTGAGCTCATGAAGAATCTGCTCATGTTCTTGAATTCAAGTGAAGCCCAGCTTCCACTCAGACCTCTAAACCAATCAG GTCTACGGGGTGAGATGAGAGTGTTTGAGATCAACAAAGTCACCTCGAGGAGGACCATCGAACGCCTCCTGGAAGATTTTGCTTCCACCTCTCCTTAA
- the LOC121777850 gene encoding leucine-rich repeat receptor-like serine/threonine-protein kinase RGI4, with product MAKKLIIFKILITISIAIPTASSATVVEDLNNLQPPPDFNATITNNCRRNPSLRYCNSSASLNLLLIFKSTIVAAHLCNLSNNPNCVDSFPKIDLRARPRLAPLYLSFDFFWRFCPLSIQSVDLSNNSLVGSFPEDVLGCAQIRSLDLSLNRLSGEFPVEKVSSSLPNLTSLNVSDNGFSECRVSEVRFFGRFNSSGFVHSGLIPEHRELRIRTVVFLVGFPVVVIATVLFFMWLCFWRKNCGRGEFEFEVRAVEEAIGGLLRRNLAGKSDSDLGRVYRGVLRDGRVVGIGVVYSGEKAAAREVRRRSVERCEVIVRLRHRNVVRVLGWCDSRRFVAVVMEWIDGGGGGRRNLGTWIKDCAPPWKQRVQAIVGIAGAVRYLSGECPQIGYSLRAGDVVVSKNGDPVITRFEFDDDNDDDDNDGDRSCAKRMCEFGVLVFEILMNRWDLGRRERESGIVEWVKVNCAGNVEDLIDERVERTAEMVAEAAQMVELGLICMDLSRRRRPSWEKFRQVLLRISHHAHRGGGHEHVHHRQH from the exons ATGGCAAAAAAACTCATCATCTTCAAAATCCTAATCACAATCTCAATTGCAATCCCCACCGCATCCTCCGCAACGGTGGTGGAAGACCTCAACAACCTCCAGCCGCCGCCGGATTTCAACGCCACCATCACAAACAACTGCCGCCGCAACCCCTCCCTCCGCTACTGCAACTCCTCTGCCTCCCTCAACCTCCTACTCATCTTCAAGTCCACCATCGTCGCCGCCCATCTCTGCAACCTCTCCAACAACCCCAATTGCGTCGACTCCTTCCCCAAAATCGACCTCCGCGCCCGCCCCCGTCTCGCCCCCCTCTACCTCTCCTTCGATTTCTTCTGGAGATTCTGCCCCTTGTCGATCCAATCCGTCGATTTATCCAACAATTCGTTGGTCGGAAGCTTCCCCGAAGATGTTTTGGGGTGCGCACAGATCCGGTCGCTCGATTTGAGCCTCAATCGCCTCTCCGGCGAGTTTCCGGTGGAGAAGGTTTCGTCGTCTCTCCCGAATTTGACTTCTCTCAACGTATCGGATAATGGCTTCTCCGAGTGTAGGGTCTCGGAGGTGCGGTTCTTCGGCCGTTTTAATTCGTCGGGTTTTGTGCATTCCGGCTTGATTCCGGAACACCGGGAGCTGAGGATCAGGACGGTGGTGTTTCTGGTCGGTTTCCCGGTTGTGGTGATCGCTACCGTCCTGTTTTTCATGTGGCTCTGTTTTTGGCGGAAAAATTGCGGGAGGGGGGAATTCGAATTCGAGGTGAGGGCGGTGGAGGAGGCGATTGGCGGATTATTGAGGCGGAATTTGGCGGGAAAATCAGATTCGGATTTGGGTAGGGTTTATAGGGGTGTTTTGAGGGATGGGAGGGTGGTGGGGATTGGGGTTGTTTATTCGGGGGAGAAAGCGGCGGCGAGGGAGGTGAGGAGGAGATCCGTGGAGAGGTGCGAGGTGATAGTGCGGCTGCGGCACCGGAACGTTGTGCGGGTGTTGGGGTGGTGCGATAGCCGGAGatttgtggcggtggtgatggAGTGGATTGATGGCGGTGGGGGCGGGAGGAGGAATTTGGGGACGTGGATTAAGGATTGCGCACCGCCGTGGAAGCAGAGGGTACAAGCGATCGTGGGGATCGCTGGCGCGGTTCGTTATTTGAGTGGGGAATGCCCTCAAATTGGGTATAGTCTTAGGGCGGGAGATGTGGTGGTGTCGAAAAACGGAGATCCGGTTATAACTAGATTCGAATTCGACGATGATAACGACGATGATGATAATGATGGTGATCGTAGCTGTGCAAAGA GAATGTGTGAGTTTGGGGTGTTAGTCTTTGAGATACTAATGAATAGGTGGGATTTGgggaggagagagagggagagcgGGATTGTTGAGTGGGTGAAGGTGAATTGCGCGGGAAATGTGGAGGATTTGATCGACGAGAGGGTGGAGAGGACGGCTGAGATGGTGGCCGAGGCGGCACAAATGGTGGAATTAGGGCTGATTTGCATGGATCTGTCGAGGAGGCGGCGGCCGAGTTGGGAGAAATTCCGGCAAGTGCTTTTGAGGATCTCTCATCACGCACATAGAGGAGGAGGGCACGAACATGTTCATCACAGACAACATTAG
- the LOC121777039 gene encoding transcription factor bHLH53-like, producing the protein MALSYYPNWPEFSAAIDDPDLQSLSFNPDDYLVDPNDSSFCNSLLSDFDHTATQPPPFFPLSKRQKFCESSRQFLDYQPPECVIPAPVPTEFPAAGFGVRVKEERGGGGSLSAQSIAARQRRRRITVKTQELGKLVPGGTKMNTAEMLQSAYKYIKFLQAQVALLGFAGSIHREESPLEGEEEFQNLLESPLIQEKLYSIEHCLIPLKLVEQHQLL; encoded by the exons ATGGCGCTGAGCTACTACCCAAACTGGCCGGAGTTCTCCGCCGCCATTGATGATCCCGACCTCCAATCTCTCTCCTTCAACCCCGACGACTATTTGGTGGACCCCAACGACTCCTCCTTCTGCAACTCTCTCCTCTCCGACTTCGATCACACAGCAACTCAACCTCCGCCATTTTTCCCTCTCTCCAAACGCCAGAAATTTTGCGAATCTTCTCGGCAATTTTTGGATTATCAGCCACCGGAATGTGTGATTCCGGCGCCGGTGCCGACGGAATTTCCGGCGGCGGGTTTCGGCGTGAGGGTGAAAGAGGAGAGGGGCGGCGGTGGGAGTTTGTCGGCGCAGAGCATTGCGGcgaggcagaggaggaggaggatcacGGTGAAGACGCAGGAGCTCGGGAAGCTGGTTCCCGGAGGGACGAAGATGAACACGGCGGAGATGCTGCAGTCGGCCTACAAATACATCAAATTCTTGCAGGCGCAGGTTGCCCTCCTTGGGTTCGCTGGCTCTATCCATCGAGAG GAATCTCCATTGGAAGGTGAAGAAGAGTTCCAGAATCTTCTAGAATCTCCACTGATTCAAGAAAAGCTTTACTCAATTGAGCACTGCCTGATTCCACTGAAGCTGGTGGAGCAACATCAACTGCTCTAA
- the LOC121776213 gene encoding probable WRKY transcription factor 14 isoform X2 codes for MENYDQGDLTDIIRATAAVTDSNPPAQTPAAAEWQFPSNPIAFSADEFGDPLAHLRDPLIHAIAASPPPLHPGLIGNGNLGLKIDLGDEMNRPPNLFSRMLQISPEKLPLPPCESPAAAPAPNRLIESNLQISSPRNTGIRRRKSQAKKVVCIPAPVPANSRQSSEIVPSDLWAWRKYGQKPIKGSPYPRGYYRCSSSKGCSARKQVERSRTDPNMLVITYTSEHNHPWPTQRNALAGSTRAQPSKTSVAKTSPKSTNTKDELKETSTEPAAVKTEVDEAEEAEFDDGLSYKPALPESNQSEDSFFAGLGEIEADSLDLLFTPGFDGKGLEPFGFYDSMHD; via the exons ATGGAGAATTACGATCAAGGCGATCTAACCGACATAATCAGAGCCACTGCCGCCGTCACCGATTCCAATCCGCCAGCTCAAACCCCCGCCGCCGCGGAGTGGCAATTTCCGAGCAATCCGATCGCCTTCTCCGCCGACGAATTCGGCGATCCGCTCGCGCACCTCCGAGATCCGCTGATCCACGCAATCGCCGcctcgccgccgccgctgcatccAGGATTAATCGGAAATGGAAATCTAGGTCTAAAGATTGATCTCGGCGATGAGATGAATAGACCTCCGAATCTCTTCTCGAGGATGCTCCAGATCTCCCCGGAGAAGCTGCCACTTCCGCCGTGCGAGTCTCCTGCGGCGGCGCCGGCGCCGAATCGCTTGATTGAGAGCAATTTGCAGATCTCATCCCCGCGAAATACGGGAATCAGAAGAAG AAAAAGCCAGGCGAAGAAGGTGGTTTGCATACCGGCTCCGGTGCCGGCAAACAGCCGGCAGAGCAGCGAAATCGTGCCCTCGGATCTTTGGGCGTGGCGAAAATACGGACAGAAACCGATCAAGGGTTCTCCCTATCCAAG ggGCTACTACAGATGTAGTAGCTCGAAGGgatgttcggcgaggaagcaagTGGAGCGGAGCCGAACAGACCCGAACATGCTGGTGATCACATACACGTCGGAGCACAACCACCCGTGGCCCACTCAGAGAAACGCCCTAGCCGGCTCCACCCGAGCTCAGCCGTCGAAAACCTCCGTCGCGAAAACCTCCCCCAAATCCACGAACACGAAAGATGAGCTGAAGGAAACCAGCACGGAGCCCGCCGCCGTGAAAACGGAGGTAGATGAAGCCGAAGAAGCGGAATTCGACGACGGATTGAGCTACAAGCCGGCGTTGCCGGAATCCAATCAATCGGAAGACAGCTTCTTCGCCGGCCTCGGCGAGATCGAGGCCGATTCTTTGGACTTGCTTTTCACGCCAGGGTTTGACGGCAAGGGTTTGGAACCCTTTGGATTCTATGATTCGATGCATGATTga
- the LOC121776213 gene encoding probable WRKY transcription factor 14 isoform X1, producing the protein MCSFVLNRMENYDQGDLTDIIRATAAVTDSNPPAQTPAAAEWQFPSNPIAFSADEFGDPLAHLRDPLIHAIAASPPPLHPGLIGNGNLGLKIDLGDEMNRPPNLFSRMLQISPEKLPLPPCESPAAAPAPNRLIESNLQISSPRNTGIRRRKSQAKKVVCIPAPVPANSRQSSEIVPSDLWAWRKYGQKPIKGSPYPRGYYRCSSSKGCSARKQVERSRTDPNMLVITYTSEHNHPWPTQRNALAGSTRAQPSKTSVAKTSPKSTNTKDELKETSTEPAAVKTEVDEAEEAEFDDGLSYKPALPESNQSEDSFFAGLGEIEADSLDLLFTPGFDGKGLEPFGFYDSMHD; encoded by the exons ATGTGCAGCTTCGTCTTAAATCGGATGGAGAATTACGATCAAGGCGATCTAACCGACATAATCAGAGCCACTGCCGCCGTCACCGATTCCAATCCGCCAGCTCAAACCCCCGCCGCCGCGGAGTGGCAATTTCCGAGCAATCCGATCGCCTTCTCCGCCGACGAATTCGGCGATCCGCTCGCGCACCTCCGAGATCCGCTGATCCACGCAATCGCCGcctcgccgccgccgctgcatccAGGATTAATCGGAAATGGAAATCTAGGTCTAAAGATTGATCTCGGCGATGAGATGAATAGACCTCCGAATCTCTTCTCGAGGATGCTCCAGATCTCCCCGGAGAAGCTGCCACTTCCGCCGTGCGAGTCTCCTGCGGCGGCGCCGGCGCCGAATCGCTTGATTGAGAGCAATTTGCAGATCTCATCCCCGCGAAATACGGGAATCAGAAGAAG AAAAAGCCAGGCGAAGAAGGTGGTTTGCATACCGGCTCCGGTGCCGGCAAACAGCCGGCAGAGCAGCGAAATCGTGCCCTCGGATCTTTGGGCGTGGCGAAAATACGGACAGAAACCGATCAAGGGTTCTCCCTATCCAAG ggGCTACTACAGATGTAGTAGCTCGAAGGgatgttcggcgaggaagcaagTGGAGCGGAGCCGAACAGACCCGAACATGCTGGTGATCACATACACGTCGGAGCACAACCACCCGTGGCCCACTCAGAGAAACGCCCTAGCCGGCTCCACCCGAGCTCAGCCGTCGAAAACCTCCGTCGCGAAAACCTCCCCCAAATCCACGAACACGAAAGATGAGCTGAAGGAAACCAGCACGGAGCCCGCCGCCGTGAAAACGGAGGTAGATGAAGCCGAAGAAGCGGAATTCGACGACGGATTGAGCTACAAGCCGGCGTTGCCGGAATCCAATCAATCGGAAGACAGCTTCTTCGCCGGCCTCGGCGAGATCGAGGCCGATTCTTTGGACTTGCTTTTCACGCCAGGGTTTGACGGCAAGGGTTTGGAACCCTTTGGATTCTATGATTCGATGCATGATTga